From Triticum urartu cultivar G1812 chromosome 2, Tu2.1, whole genome shotgun sequence, a single genomic window includes:
- the LOC125536619 gene encoding cinnamoyl-CoA reductase 1-like has translation MGCTEEYKDFFIGPVHVEDVALAHITLFENPAASGRHLCVEPICHLSDFASQVAELYPDYEVPKLPEDTQPGLVRVEAVPKKLMALGLHFTPLEKIIKDAVESLRRRGCIA, from the exons ATGG GTTGCACAGAGGAGTATAAGGATTTCTTCATCGGGCCAGTCCACGTGGAAGATGTCGCGTTAGCCCATATCACGCTGTTTGAAAACCCGGCTGCATCCGGGAGGCACCTCTGTGTGGAGCCCATATGTCACTTGAGCGATTTCGCGTCCCAAGTCGCGGAGCTCTACCCCGACTACGAAGTCCCGAA ATTACCTGAGGACACGCAGCCTGGGCTGGTGAGGGTGGAGGCGGTGCCGAAGAAGCTGATGGCACTGGGCCTGCATTTCACTCCTTTGGAAAAGATCATCAAGGATGCGGTGGAGAGCCTTCGGAGAAGAGGATGCATCGCCTGA